From Verrucomicrobiia bacterium, the proteins below share one genomic window:
- a CDS encoding SpvB/TcaC N-terminal domain-containing protein, with protein MKTFLFRINWLWLATLFCLIIFTDSFAQDYSGETWDANTPPAASAGNPTANSLDFETDLFTGKFTYRVPINVAPGRHGTQPGLVLGYNSGMGNGWCGVGWSLDVGYIQRETRKGVPIGWGPTNALTQYDDSKGFVVDSHGSVSRMVCVSGTNQNPMVYRQQVDRSFITYNYYTNNHWEAVDKSGTTYFFGEGLTNQMENSKAGWITNSGESTFRWALDKVVTANGDMAMFSYLNDGGMLYLTNISYNANTNATAIAPTHTVNFILTNRSDTNISFLSGYRVTTKKLLAEIDAKAAGTNVCKYVLNYTNSPSTVRSLLMGVTEFGADYTTAMPQVTFGYQVQSFQFGAMTNWGPETSQGLEDNAWWSSPSSVVQGDQISTLADVNGDGLVDRVMRGVNSGFTNWVVQLNTGSGFQAATNWGGLHSAFTNDDWNSISASEPATVAGDTVNETYVTLADLDGDGLPDRVMRKSLPGPYNQFIVQFNNGSGFNSSTNVGPVTASGLETNYPTWSAPEGTYGGGEYAKLIDINGDGLPDHVIIGTDPTVTNWLVQLNNGSGFGLPNTWASLQSAYTNNQWNSLSANYNKPTGTTENVNETYVELIDINGDGLPDRVMRSAFSPYSHFVVQFNNGVGFEPAETWDLNGQASDVTSEFWGSPEDVIDDFEVLIAGYYYSFFGTSQTLMDVNGDGLPDRVMGNIA; from the coding sequence ATGAAAACTTTTCTTTTTCGGATTAACTGGCTTTGGCTAGCCACTTTGTTCTGTCTGATCATTTTTACAGATTCTTTTGCCCAAGATTATAGCGGGGAGACGTGGGATGCAAATACTCCGCCGGCAGCATCGGCGGGCAATCCGACGGCGAATAGCTTGGATTTTGAAACGGATCTGTTCACGGGAAAATTCACGTATCGGGTTCCCATCAATGTCGCTCCGGGGCGGCATGGGACGCAACCGGGTTTGGTGCTCGGCTATAATTCGGGCATGGGAAACGGGTGGTGCGGTGTCGGTTGGTCGCTGGACGTGGGATATATCCAGCGGGAGACGCGCAAAGGGGTTCCGATTGGCTGGGGGCCGACGAATGCTTTGACGCAATACGATGACTCGAAAGGTTTTGTCGTGGATAGTCACGGGTCGGTTTCTCGCATGGTTTGCGTGAGTGGCACGAATCAGAATCCGATGGTTTACCGGCAGCAGGTGGACCGATCATTCATCACTTACAATTATTACACTAATAACCATTGGGAAGCGGTGGATAAAAGCGGCACGACTTACTTTTTTGGCGAGGGATTGACGAATCAAATGGAGAATTCGAAGGCCGGTTGGATCACAAATTCCGGTGAAAGCACTTTTCGGTGGGCGCTGGACAAAGTCGTCACTGCCAACGGGGACATGGCGATGTTCAGCTATTTGAATGATGGGGGCATGCTTTATCTTACGAATATCAGTTACAACGCCAACACAAACGCGACAGCGATTGCGCCGACTCATACGGTTAATTTCATTTTGACCAATCGTTCGGACACCAACATTTCATTCCTCAGTGGTTACCGAGTGACGACAAAGAAGCTGCTGGCGGAAATTGATGCCAAAGCGGCTGGCACGAATGTCTGCAAATATGTGCTTAATTATACGAATTCTCCTTCAACTGTGCGTTCTCTGCTAATGGGGGTCACGGAATTTGGGGCGGATTATACGACGGCGATGCCGCAAGTTACGTTTGGTTATCAGGTGCAATCGTTTCAATTTGGTGCAATGACAAACTGGGGACCGGAAACCAGTCAAGGATTGGAAGACAACGCGTGGTGGAGCTCTCCTTCCTCAGTCGTCCAAGGCGATCAGATTTCGACACTGGCTGATGTAAACGGAGACGGATTGGTGGATCGAGTCATGAGGGGGGTAAACTCCGGATTTACAAATTGGGTCGTTCAATTAAACACGGGCTCTGGCTTTCAGGCGGCGACAAATTGGGGGGGATTGCACAGTGCTTTTACAAATGACGATTGGAACAGCATCAGCGCCAGCGAGCCTGCAACTGTAGCGGGTGACACCGTAAATGAAACCTATGTTACGCTGGCGGATTTAGACGGTGATGGGCTACCAGATCGAGTCATGCGGAAATCCCTCCCGGGGCCGTACAATCAGTTTATAGTTCAATTTAACAATGGATCCGGTTTTAACTCTTCCACAAACGTGGGACCTGTTACAGCCTCTGGATTGGAGACTAACTACCCGACATGGAGCGCACCCGAAGGGACTTATGGTGGTGGAGAATATGCCAAACTTATTGATATCAATGGTGATGGTCTGCCAGATCACGTGATCATAGGGACAGATCCCACCGTAACCAACTGGCTTGTGCAACTTAATAACGGATCCGGATTTGGTTTGCCAAACACGTGGGCTTCGCTACAAAGCGCGTATACCAATAACCAATGGAACAGTCTTAGTGCGAATTACAACAAACCAACAGGAACCACTGAAAATGTAAATGAAACTTATGTTGAATTGATAGATATTAATGGAGATGGCCTTCCCGATAGGGTAATGCGGAGCGCTTTTTCTCCTTATAGTCATTTTGTAGTTCAATTCAACAACGGTGTCGGCTTTGAACCGGCGGAAACGTGGGATCTTAATGGCCAGGCTTCAGACGTGACCAGTGAGTTTTGGGGCAGTCCAGAAGACGTCATTGACGATTTCGAGGTGCTTATTGCTGGGTATTATTATTCGTTTTTTGGCACTTCCCAAACATTAATGGATGTCAATGGAGATGGATTGCCCGACCGGGTGATGGGAAATATTGCTT
- a CDS encoding Ig-like domain-containing protein yields MPIGNQVLYTNALVDSQSDFQADVLYTHKKMGFEQDIIMHQQPPAPASFGLNPDTTMLQVWTEFYNTADPEVLSNTVSVSVQKNSGVERRLVGSEILNFGSMQMDQGNAFSTDGSTNIAGNGLNGLLLVPVAKHWVRQGTRRFLVEEIPFDSMVAQLNALPPSSRLNNGGQGTEPQQSFFRSPTKNSQRQAKSQSLLIAKANIPKRPGLVMDYNLINNSFTDFTFQSDTTYYLSGSVYLYNTTTLEGGTVIKCDGNAEGTTVMNGNIVCLTGPYRPAIFTCTNDNSVGVPLSASNSPTISVSTYLYCPSGGSITNVRFSYGWNALSAGAGDVEVSDCQFVNCNHPITVNSGVTNLGLHNVLISMSDGINNTTNFCGCAPGAITVYSASLKVSAEHLTADLGSQYFLEYYTTPNLSQTSIALTNSIVLSPHLNPYYSYGTSIALFPTTNEVYYSSIAPVPSIFQPFGAGNYYLPTNSVLRGIGTTNINPNVLADLQHRTTSAPAFLTNTISANTILNPQVQRDGNGSLDIGYHYDPLDFLSACTVTNSSLLLTNGVALGYYSIGVLLTDGSQLISQGTPLQKNYLAHVNLVQEQSTNVWLTNALASAHPIDFNVTSNSRAPNITMRFTTISAQNSITNIMRAGDSGQVLNSLNLRDCEIYAAGGSLTISTFTNASTAFLQNNLVHRPYRIFIESPGTITTFNNLFVGTGNYPTNFDLVVFNHEGTGTNNNVHVNNAFDGLLSDLDGTYSHSAYLNGATRFFSSAQTGDIITNLSWFSGPLGGYYQATSGPLTDAGNPTADLLGLYQYTTQTNQVKEANSRVDIGYHYVALDTSGKPMDSNGNGIPDYLEDSAGNGSVSISLVSPSNSSTYMEPAAIPLQAMVLDWSGAVTNVEFFAGSTRITATNAPPYTYSWPIVPAGAYSLTAVGHDANGLNFSSSPVSVTVTNFCNP; encoded by the coding sequence TTGCCCATCGGCAACCAAGTGCTTTATACCAACGCCCTTGTAGATTCTCAGTCCGATTTTCAGGCCGATGTACTCTATACTCATAAGAAGATGGGGTTTGAGCAGGACATAATCATGCACCAACAGCCGCCAGCGCCTGCGAGTTTTGGTTTGAATCCCGATACGACCATGCTCCAAGTCTGGACGGAGTTTTATAATACGGCAGATCCAGAGGTTTTATCCAATACAGTTAGTGTTTCCGTGCAGAAGAATTCAGGGGTGGAGCGGCGGTTGGTGGGAAGTGAAATCCTAAATTTTGGTTCTATGCAAATGGATCAGGGAAATGCTTTTTCAACGGACGGCTCCACCAATATTGCGGGCAACGGCCTCAATGGCCTATTGCTCGTTCCGGTGGCCAAACACTGGGTACGCCAGGGTACGCGGAGATTTTTGGTTGAGGAAATTCCCTTTGATTCCATGGTCGCCCAGTTAAACGCGTTGCCGCCATCTTCGCGATTAAACAATGGTGGACAAGGCACTGAGCCGCAACAATCATTCTTTCGCAGCCCGACCAAAAACAGCCAAAGACAAGCGAAATCACAAAGTCTTTTGATCGCCAAGGCAAACATTCCGAAGCGCCCAGGTCTGGTGATGGATTATAATTTGATAAATAATAGTTTTACCGATTTCACCTTTCAATCTGACACAACGTATTATCTAAGTGGCAGCGTCTATCTCTATAACACTACCACCCTCGAAGGGGGAACCGTCATCAAATGCGACGGGAATGCCGAAGGCACGACCGTAATGAATGGAAATATCGTTTGCCTTACGGGACCATATCGTCCCGCCATTTTTACCTGTACGAATGATAATAGTGTCGGAGTTCCCTTGAGTGCCAGCAACAGTCCGACTATTTCGGTTTCAACCTACTTATATTGCCCGAGCGGCGGCTCTATAACCAACGTGCGCTTTTCGTATGGCTGGAATGCCCTCTCTGCAGGAGCCGGAGACGTGGAAGTCTCGGATTGCCAATTTGTGAACTGCAACCATCCCATCACGGTCAATTCAGGCGTGACTAACCTTGGCTTGCATAATGTTTTGATAAGCATGAGCGATGGCATCAACAATACGACTAATTTTTGTGGCTGTGCCCCGGGCGCGATCACGGTTTACAGCGCATCGCTGAAAGTTTCGGCTGAGCATTTGACCGCGGACCTGGGATCCCAATATTTCCTGGAATATTACACCACACCTAACCTTTCCCAAACTTCGATTGCATTGACGAATTCGATCGTTTTGTCGCCGCATTTGAATCCGTATTACTCTTACGGAACGTCCATTGCGCTTTTTCCCACCACCAACGAGGTTTATTATAGTTCCATCGCGCCAGTTCCGTCCATTTTCCAGCCCTTCGGCGCTGGCAACTATTACCTCCCGACGAACAGCGTTCTTCGCGGGATAGGTACTACAAATATTAATCCAAACGTGCTGGCCGATTTACAGCATCGGACCACCTCTGCTCCGGCGTTTCTGACAAATACTATTAGTGCGAATACTATTTTAAACCCGCAAGTTCAACGAGACGGCAATGGTTCGCTGGATATCGGTTATCATTATGATCCGTTGGATTTCCTCAGCGCCTGCACAGTCACCAACTCCAGTCTCCTGCTCACCAATGGGGTTGCCCTTGGTTACTATAGCATTGGGGTCTTGTTGACCGACGGAAGCCAATTAATTTCACAAGGAACGCCACTTCAGAAAAATTATTTAGCGCACGTCAACCTTGTGCAGGAGCAGTCCACGAATGTCTGGCTCACGAACGCTTTGGCGTCAGCGCACCCGATTGATTTTAATGTGACCAGTAATAGCCGCGCGCCCAACATTACGATGCGTTTCACCACTATATCCGCGCAAAATTCGATCACCAATATTATGCGGGCAGGTGACTCGGGCCAGGTTCTGAATAGCCTTAATTTGAGGGATTGCGAAATCTATGCTGCGGGCGGATCGCTGACAATTAGCACATTCACTAATGCCAGCACGGCATTTCTTCAAAATAACCTTGTTCACCGGCCTTACCGAATCTTCATCGAATCGCCAGGAACGATCACCACCTTTAACAACCTTTTTGTGGGGACAGGGAATTATCCTACCAACTTTGATCTCGTTGTTTTTAATCATGAGGGAACCGGCACGAATAATAATGTCCATGTAAATAATGCATTTGATGGATTGCTTTCGGACCTCGACGGTACGTATTCCCATTCGGCCTATTTAAATGGAGCCACGCGATTTTTTTCATCAGCGCAAACGGGGGATATTATAACAAATTTATCGTGGTTTTCAGGTCCGCTTGGAGGCTATTACCAGGCGACGAGCGGTCCTTTGACTGATGCAGGCAATCCAACGGCTGATTTGCTGGGACTTTACCAATACACTACTCAGACAAATCAGGTTAAAGAAGCGAATTCCCGGGTTGATATAGGATATCATTATGTTGCTCTTGATACTTCCGGAAAGCCAATGGATAGCAACGGCAATGGCATTCCTGATTATTTGGAAGATTCTGCGGGCAATGGGTCGGTTAGCATCAGCCTGGTTTCACCGTCAAATAGTTCGACCTACATGGAGCCCGCAGCAATTCCACTTCAAGCGATGGTTTTAGATTGGAGTGGGGCGGTTACGAATGTTGAGTTTTTTGCAGGCTCAACTCGAATTACCGCGACGAACGCGCCGCCTTACACGTATTCGTGGCCGATTGTGCCGGCGGGGGCCTACAGTCTTACTGCGGTGGGGCATGATGCGAATGGGCTTAACTTCAGCAGTTCGCCGGTGAGTGTTACGGTCACGAATTTTTGCAATCCATAG